Genomic segment of Strix aluco isolate bStrAlu1 chromosome 8, bStrAlu1.hap1, whole genome shotgun sequence:
AAATATAAACCACTCTTTTATTAAATTCGGGTTTTCTTTAATCTTGTCTGTGGATACTAACTGTATCCAAGGCAAACATCTCTTCAGAAAGTTTCTTGCTAATTGATGTTGCGTGAGACTGCTCCTTCCCTTTGAGCAATACCTTATTTGCAATTgatgtatatttattttgtcatAGGAGTTTTATCAGAAAATACAGTTGGAAATGACTTTTGATTAAATTGTATGCTAATGGAATCAAATTTCTTAGTTTGGAcgcaaaaagaaaaagtatagaGGGAAGCCAGTTGGTCCTGTATCTATCCTGAAGGAAGTAGAAGATAAGGAATCTGaaggggaagatgaggaggatgaggatgaagatctCTCCAAATACAAATTGGATGAGGtagtgtgttttggttttttcctagcaattactttttaattattactaGAGTGCTGTTTAGTAGGTAAGGTTTGCTCTGTATTTCTTGCTGCCGTTGGAGCCATGTAGAGGGGTAACTCAGAATAATGGTGCCTGCAGCTTCTGTGAAGTATGTGCACAAGCTCTCTTTTGTTCTAAATACCTGCATTCAAAGATggatgatttttttaaaccataaaaaaaatgaaaagcttatCTGAGATCAGAATCAAAAATTTGAGATCTTTATTTGGAATCTTTATGTATGGTTACCACATAAAGAGAATATTCTTAGCCTTTTAAAACCatgtcagatttattttttttataaaatggaaTAAGATACCCAGagtttttttgtctttcctgaaaTACCTGATCATCACATATGAGATTGTCCACATCtttggagagcagccctgcagagacacACGTATATGCTTATTTTTAACCCAGCAGTCACCAAATTCTGCGTATGAAATACGTCTGTGCAGAATTACGCTGTGGTTATAGATCCTGAGGCTGAAAATTTTTCCAGGTGCTTATTTAAAGTAACTGGTAAGAATGAATGTCTATATTTTCATTCACTTCATTAAATAAGAGAAAATGGGACTTCAGATGGGTGTTTTTGCAGGCTTTTTGACAGGTTGCTTTGAAACACAAATTTTCCATCACTCTCTACTCTTAGAATTTTTGTATTTGATTAAATCCACTAACAACAGTATTTTCAAAGgttgaaaaaaagcacaaaataaactGTAGAATAAGTAAACAACACtaactgaagaaaacagtcaaaatattgaagtattttttgtatatttgttcaggatgaggatgaagatgatgcTGACCTTTCAAAATATAATCTTGATGCCAGTGAAGAAGAGGACactaataagaaaaagaaatccaataGGCGCAGTCGTTCTAAGTCTCGATCTTCCCACTCCCGATCTTCATCGCGCTCATCCTCTCATTCAAGCTCAAGGTCTAGGTCCAGGTAAACGGGTACAGGTCAAGGGTAACGCCAGGCAAAATGTCAGTATCTAacttctttatttacttttttttcttgattgccTTACAGTTTTAGTTTAATAATGTTAACAATTTTCTGTACAGAATTTACACAGGTAGATCATGTTCTGTTCTGACCTGTGGATCCTCAGTAGGGAGGCTTCATGGGTCTTGTTGCTTGTTTTAGTAAATTTAAGATGATATTTCAATTGAATCCTtcacataaatttaaaaatataacttattttcaatgttatttttagGCTTGTTGGCCATATGTGATTCAATAGGTGAACTTTTTTTAGCAGTGTTGAGTGGAGTTGTTGAGCAGAGAAGCAGAAGGGTGGTATTGTTCAAGTGGGAGGAGGTGGCAGAAGAGGGCAGTGATGATGCACTCCAGAGAGATTCAGTGAAAGGACAGAGTGGAAAATATCCCGGAAATAAAGCCAAGAAACTTGAACTTAGTTTGATGGCAAGTGACAAAGCTTTAAGTACAGTGGCGATGTTGTCAGAATAACACTAAAGGTTTATATTGATCGTGGGGCCACAAAAAAAGTCCACTGGGTAGATTTAAGGTCTCACACTATTATTTAAATTCGGGAATATATAAACAATTCAATAACTATTTTGTAATTGTGTGATGTAAATCACGTTGTAGCTTTTTAGCTGCCTTAACAACTGATACAGGGATGATACTGATTGGTTCAAGACCTCAAATCGGTACTAGCTCACGGGGATGTACAGAAAGTTCAGGTTTCTTCTAACCTCCCTAGCTTTGTAACTGCACCTCTCTGCTCTCGCCGGCCAGCTTCTTCAGACCCTCACACTAACCAGATACCAGCCGCTCGCTCTGCTTTGGCTTTCCCCCATTGCTGTCATGCTTTTACTCGTGCTGcctcttctgtgaaaaattcCGTTCTTCCCAAAACCCATCGCCAGCCTCCCCACTCCTTCAAATGCCGTCTCGAGACGTGTGTTTGCCGCCTGGCTCCGAGGAGGAGCGCTAAGCCAATAATAGTGGCTGAGCTGACCGGCTGTTGGcagttttttaaatgaaatgaggTGTGGAGGAAGATCTTTGAGGAGGTGGCTGTGTGAGGGTAGCACGCAGCCAGTACGGGCGGCGGTGGGGTGCAGTTCTGGGGTTTAGAGCTGGCAAGGTCAGAGAAGACAGAAGAACTTCATCTGCCTGTACCTTTGTTCCTTAATTCACAGATGTTAACGGTGAAGTAAAAAGCAGCTTGTCATAACTGAAACTTGCTAGGGGTCTTTCAACTTTCAGCTGAACTTTTTGCTTCTAGCTACAGATAATTAACTGGAAATACCAGTTGCCATTTGTGGATACCTCCTTGcgatttttaaaaaggtttaaatatattttctagttAGCATGTGTTCATACCGCTTTTGTTTCGcacagtaaaatgaaaaagtCAATCTCCCAGTTTATCCTGTCAGCATGTAtaatatatttttcctgaaaagattaTTAGAGTTTGATTGCAATGCCTTCTTTTTACAGTGGTTACTGCAAGTCCACTATCATTTTACGTAACTTCTGTGGTTTGTGCTTTAAAGAAAACCCATCAAcatgaaaaatttgaaaataattttgactaGTTACAAGTAGTGTTAGGTATGGCCATGTATTAGCCAAGAATTAACTAAATAATTTCAAATGCAGGGGAAAATCTTTACGAAAACTTGCAACTGCTTACAGAATGCTCATGAGAACTGATTTGGGGAGAATTTGAGCTACCTACTGCTAATGCTCTTACCCACTCTGCTTTTCAAAGAAACTGATGGTTTTCAAGTTAAGGCACAAATCAAAAGTGAAGGCATtgattttatgaaataattaatAGATATGCAGTTTTTTCATTTTGCCATATAACTGCAATCCTGTttaatttttgtgctttgttttagGAAACATAATTAAAAGCTGACCTTATAAATTATTCTAATGCACCATCTTACTGTGTTaaagtttctgttttaaaatgcactgtgGTGATACTGGGGGAGTAGGAGGAAATTGTCGCTTTTTTAGTGACTCTAGGCCAAATTGTATTGATGCATCGTTGTCTCTACTGCTACCAGTAGCAGTTATTCTGCTAAATACAAGtcagacactggaaaaaaaatcttccatgttGTTTCAGGTCCCATTCAAGAAGTTCTTCCAGTTCCAGATCAAGATCTCGTTCCAGTTCCAGAGAACACTCTAGATCTCGTGGGTCGAAATCAAGGTGAATGAGGTAGCACTCTCTccttgcagagagaaaaaagggcAGAAGAACCAACCGCTTGTTGATTTCATCGTAAAATTATGCCGGTCAAAAAACATTAACTCATTTTTATCTTGGAAGTCAGAATTCCTGGGGTCTCTGCACGAGGTGGTTACCACTACAGATGTATTTCTTGAGAATGCGAGGTTTTGGTTGAAGAGTTTTAAGTCTGATCTAAGCTAGAGGAGTGGACGCCACAGATCTTCACTGGGAAGGAAGAAGAATTTGAATGCATGTTTACTTGCTTCTgtaatttttgctggttttactgTTTCCACTTTGGCTACTTGATGTGGAAGAACACTAGCAAACACGCTATACTTCTGGGTTTATGTTTAGTGGTAACTTACTGAACGTATCTAACTTCCACTAGATAGCGCTGCCATGATCTTTATAAATGTGGGGGGAATGTATAAAAACATGGATAGTCAATCGCGCGAGAAGCTGGCAGGAGTTGGAGCTAGCTGGTGTTTCCTGCACAGCGGTTACCGGCCTGTGCGGGGAAGGGTCACAAAAGCATCTGAGTCCCTTGAGGTGTCCCTGCACGGGCGTCCTGGGGGCAGGACTGGCCTTTGGCACTGGAGTGAAGAACTGTCCCATCTCCATGCATGCGGAGAATCTTAAAACTCTTAAATAAGGAAGTTTGAGTTGGGAAGACCGGTGCCAAATGGTGCTGCCGCCCTTGGGGGGCAGGAACGTGGCTATGGATGATCCCGTGAGGGGCAGCGCCAGGTGGAATCCATGATTTTAGGAGGAGATGAAGGGTGCCCGTGCCCCCACCGCGGGCTTACTTGCTCGTGCCACATGGCATCCTCCACGCGCCCTCGGCTTGTGTGAAACAGGACTGCTTTGTTATTTCCAGTGGAAACCCTGAAAATCCTCTGCCAACAGCATACAcgatgttgttgggttttttaaaatgttttatccagcttactgaaaaaaaaataaaaatcctcttaGGTGTTTTTATATAATTTTGGAATTGCAGTTTAGGACTTTCTAGCTCATACTTTTTCAataagtgttttttttcttggtttggttggttttttttttttagattaccAAAGTGATTTTTGAGTGCTTATAAGTGAAGCtggttcatttttctttaaatgccaaAATGACTGTATTCTAAGAcgttttttaaaagattttggtTGTGTAAGACCTTCGTCTTACTCTCTATGCAACTTTATTTTGAGATCTGTAAACGTACCTTCTGAGGGCTTTTACTATTCTAGTAAGATGACCGTTACAAATCCGCAGTGTGAACTATCCGTTAATATGGAGTGGCACAGTGTTAAATCAACATTACATCTGTGGTTTTCGAGCCATTTTGCTCTGCATTTAACTCCTGAGGAAGGTCCTTACATAGGCTACTTCCTGTCCCACTCTTCCACCGCTTCTTTGTCAAAACGTGTCACTCTGGTGAATGCTGGAAAGAGGTTTCCAAACCGTTGCTGGTCTGTATATCAAGAAACACTAGGAAAATTTATTAAGGAAACTACCATGGCAGTAAAGTCTTTATTGGCAGATAACTAAGGAGTAAGTATTAAAGCATCCGCACGTTTATTTGCCAAACCACTGATGTAACTAGAGTAGCAAGCGTTCATGAAAACTgtctctttttgttctttctttgttctttctataTTATACCAGaattaaatctgatttatttcttaATCAATAAAGATCCAGCTCCAGGTCCTACAGGGGGTCTTCCACCCCAAGGAAAAGATCTTACTCAAGCTCTCGTTCATCATCTTCCCCCGAGAGAAGCAAGAAGCGAAGTCGTTCTAGATCTTCTTCATCTGGTGATCGCAAAAAAAGACGATCGAGATCACGGTCACCCGAAAGGTTTGGGTTTATGTAGAATAAGAATGGGTGTATttaaatgtgtgattttttttttttattattattattttctgaaggACTGAGATTTACTGGGAAAGAATTGAATCCGATCAGTTATTCTGATATTAAAAGTAGTTTTCTCATTTCCCCTACTCTTACTTCTTATTAAAACCTCtgtaattgtttttttctccccctccaaTGAAACTTCCTCCTGCTAGGAGCATGTTCCATAGAAAGACCTGGGTCACCATTCTTTCTGTGTGTGAAAGTGTTAATGTGTACagtattgatttattttcataagtAAATACTGCATTTAGAAATGGTATTCTCCTTTCAGTATTAAACTTACATTTTTAGTATTAAATTCACATTCATGAGCTTAAAGTGGTTTAAAGTTATTTCTATATTCTTAAAAGGCCCCTATCATATACTTGGCTTCCAGCTATTATAGGATACAGACTACTCAGAGTGGatgctaaaattaatttcaacTTATTTCTTTGCATGCTTTCTCCATTTATATCTTACAGACGCCGCAGATCATCATCTGGATCTTCCCATTCTGGTTCCCGTACAAgttctaaaaagaaataatgtattaaagctcacatttaaaaaaaaaaaaaaaattccagtcaGTGCATGAGACATTTTTAAGAAGTTGGTGTCTTACTTGGTCAGAAGTGCTAAATCTGCTAGTAGAGGTGCATGTCTGTCCTTGCTTTCTGGAAAACTGCAGCTTTGTTCATTCATGAAACAAAAAGTGAGGTAGCATTTTAAGCCATAAACTCCTCGGAGGTGGTGTGAGGCTTTATTATTTGGGTAAGGAGAGGGTCTCAGTCGCTCGGTCCCTGGCGCTCTCGTAGGTATGAGCAGGCCCAGGCTGGCTCCGCTCTcctacagctctgctctgcctctggcACTTGCCAACCTGAGGACTAGAGGAAGAACCCCAGTCCTGAGCTTGCTTGGCGTAGCTCCTGTGGGACCACAGAGGATTAGCGTAGCCCTAGGGCTGGTGCTCCCCATGGGATGACAGTAGTGAGTACTTGggtctaattattttttatttttccgtGTTGAAGTAGCAGTACAGATGGGTGCCCCTCTCGTTAGCTGTGAAGCACCCAGCCTGTGGTACGAGGGTGCAGAGCGAGTTAGGCTCCGTTCCCCAGAGTGAGGACGTTTGGGACCTTGGGCGCTGCCTCTCCACCGCTCGAGTCTCGGCGCCGCTGCCCGGCGCTCGAAGTGACTCGCTGCGGTCAGCAACGTGCCCGTTCCGCAGCAGGGACGGGCTGGGGGATTCCTACCTGCACGGACCCTGGACCCTGCGATCCTCTCTTAGAGAAGGATCATTTAGGATCTGCTCTTGAGATGGAGGAATATGGAACTAGCTTCTCGGAATCGAGTGAAGCTTCTGCAGGCCGTCTAAATTCATTTGGGGCTGACTAAAATTTTCAAGgtatctgaattttatttatatttaaaagtgaGAATTAATAAACTGTGTAGAAAGTCCTGACATCTTAAATGTGTTCTTCATCAATCATTCTTTTTCCCTTAAACATAATTTATGGCTTAAAATGCTTTATTGAATCTATTTTACTAGCAATATCACATTAAAACTTGGTCTCTCTTGAGCTCCGTTTGGTTAAGAAAGGTTTTAAGTATCTTCAGTGCCATCACAAGGTAAGTATGTTAAGGAAAATTCTTCTTTtgaagaaagcaaacagcaatATATCTGCATTTATTTTGGTAGTAAAACTTCCAAACCCATTTTtgactgctgctttttttaaatggactGCACAAAAACAAACGGAGCAAAATTTAAAAACTacattctgctttcttttttttttttttaagacacttcTTTTGGACTGGTATATAAGCAAAATGTTTTTGGTGTAGAAATATTTTGATAatctttttgcagaaaaaaatgctctgcagtttcttcttttaatgctttcttttctatCTAATTTCAATGCTAAATGTGTGTAGATTGCACAAGAGCAGGTTAGTCTTGTAACTGTGCCTCTGACTTCAAAGTCCAACTACTAAATTGTAAAAATCAGATCAAATAGATGCTATGTTGTTagcctttggtttttttcttgtgctttgtaTTAAAATTGTTGCTGTACTTAACAGatgaaaatttttaaatttagcaaATGATAGGCTACAAAGGAAAGTTCTGGTTTCATTTGGCTTAGATAAAATGTAAGGCAAAATGATTCTGTAGACAAGTGTAAATAAAACCTGTGAGTTAACTGTGCAGTGAGTGCTTTCTCTTGGAAACAAGCAAATCTCTCTTTTTAACCTCCCACAACAGATCCTGGCAGTGGTGGTCTCTGTTACTGCCGTGCAAGGGCCGTGTGTGCCCTTCCCTGGCCATATGTATGATAAATTTTCAGGTGGTTTCAGttcttttaagtactgaaaatatGTTTGCATTTAAACAACAGCAtgtttaaaataagcttttacaAAACTTCAGGGTATTTCCTCCGTACGTGTTCCATAGcttcttttcagaaagtttttAGAGGAAGCAGcatgtttaaattattttgaagtctgcattttaaaacacaaaggcAAAGCGACTGTGGTGGTCTTTGCATGCCTGTTGTAAATGATGCAAAATTCCTCTTTTTTACTGGACTGGCAAATAAATTAGAACTAGATGTGGTCCACCTCTGATAAGACACAAAGCCAGGTTTAAGCTGTGAGAAGGCTTTCAGGTTTACTGTAATAGGCTGCTTGTGTGGGTGGGTAGAATTATCTCCAGTGACCTAGCAGTAAATTTTTATGTTCCACTAGAAAATATTTCCCTTGCCCTCAGTTTAGACATTGGGGTCAGATAAATTGCTGGCTGTAGAAATAAGTGGGTATTTCTGTGCAGCTTTATCAAAGATCAGTGAAATGTGTCATGGCAGAGGAAGCGTTGGTTAGGTTAAGTTTAGGGCTAATGtgcttttctaagaaaaatacGTTCGTGAGTAGTAGTGGTGGGTTTGCGTAAGCATTCTTCTGTGGTAATTGGAAGCtacaaagtgattttttaaaagcagagtaGCTGCTCATTTTATGTAAATTTGGCAAGTGAGGAAAACCCACTGCTGAAAAatccagtttcttttttcttcagatggaTAAGTCAAATAgtaataaaacacattaaaatgtaCATGTTGTTACATCTTAAAAACAAGATTGCTTCATTTCCATACCAGGTAACAgggtgtttggtttgggttgttttttcttttaagtatgaAAGTATAGATACTTGTGCATACTTTCCCAGAATTTGGAGAAGGGAGCAACAGGAGGCAGCAATACTCCTTTAATGGTTCTACTACAACAACAGCTTTGAGCCAAGTCCTGCACAATTCAGTAAGTTTATCTATCCTCCCATTATCAGAATGGGTAGTATttttattggggggaaaaaaaaatacgaaaaaaaagtctgtggagTGCTTCATACTTAGTTTGGCAAATGGAACTAATAAGTGGTGCTTTCTCGGGGCTGGTTTTGGAGCCCATCCAGCACTAACACCCAGCGAAGCTGCGGTAAAACTGCGGGGAGGGCAGGACCCGATAGTGGCACAAAAGCTTTCCAGAGGGCGGAGGGGGCCACGGGGATGTGCTGAACTCACAGGAGCTCCCAACCAACAAGTCCCTGTCAGAGTTaaaaagggcagagcagggaggaggggaaaggataTTTTCCCCTCACACTTTTCCAGACTTTCTACTTTAAGCTGCGTACATCTGAGTTTAGTGTGAATATTGTTCCCAGCACTGGACTTACTCTGCAAATGACATCCTGCTATCTGCCAGATTAAAAAAGTCAAGAGTTCCTTCATTTAAGGACAGATTGCTGTAAATGTTCTAGAAAGTAGAGAATTAACAAGCCACAGCTCAATAATTTATACAGCAAACTGTAACTTCTAATGTGGTTCTTATTTATGAGAAATGCAGCTCTACCCGTTTTGTGATTTAGTCTGTGCACATTCAGTTGTACAAAGTAAAACCAGAGCAGGGCAGTATTTTAAACTAGACTTTGTTAATGGCAGTTTTAACCTGTACAACTACAATTAAAATGGTtaactgacaggaaaaaaatagttaaatccCTAGAGACAGTTTATATAGAGGAAGATTAGAAATTCCTGCTCCTAGGCAAAGGAATTACTGTAACATGAAAGCAGGATTTGTGACAAGGGTTGGTGTCGGTTCTCTGACTAGTTACCTCTGCCGGGAGCAAAGCCAGGTCCCACCAAACTCCAGAGACCCTGGGAACGCAGAAATGGCACAAAGCCGAAGGTGCTTCAGCGCAGGGGCTGTTCTGGCTGCTCGGGTACTCTGTCACCTGCTCCTTAGGggtgtttgtttatttagttGTGGTTAATCAAGCCAGTTACGGCCTGAGAAAGGACTTGGTGGAGCCTGAACGGTGCTAAAACAGTGCTGAGAGTTAAGGAAAAGAAAGCGAAGAGAGGGGCAGCCGCAGCCACCTCGGCACACAAGGAGCTGCCCGGAGCGgcggacagggacagggacagcgaCATGTCGGGGGTTGGCGAGAGGCAGCTCCCGGGCAGCGGGaccggcggccccgccgcctcccctcgGCCCCTTCCCGCCTCCCCTCACCCTTCCCGCCGCCTCGCCCGCCCCGGTGCCGCCCGAGGGCAGCAGAGCCCACGGACCGGCTCGAAGCCGCGATCGCTCCGGGGCCGCCAGGGAACCCCCGTCCCGGCGGGGCCGCCTGAGGGGACCGTCCCCCTCCGGGCGCCCAGACCTGCCctggggcgcggggggggccggggccgggccgggccgcctcccccttcccctcgGGGCGGGAAGGACCGTCCCCCGCGgtccctccgcccgccccccgcctTACACCGGCTGCCGCCCGCCGAGCGGCCGCgcccccgcgctccccgccgccatggcccggccccccgccgcccctccgccgcccTGGTCGGCCGCGATGAGCCGGCGGCCGCAGTGCCAGCACGGCCCCAACGGCACCGAGCCTGGCGCCATGGGGCAGCGGGGCAACGGcacggggcgggcggcggagggctGCGGCGCCGTGTCGGTGGCGTTCCCGCTCACCATGATGATCACCGGCATCGTGGGCAATGCCCTGGCCATGCTGCTGGTCTCCCGCAGCTACCGGGCCAAGGAGAGCCGGCGGAAGCGATCCTTCCTGCTGTGCATCGGCTCCCTGGCGCTCACCGAcctgctggggcagctgctgaCCAGCCCCATCGTCATCTCCGTGTACCTGTCCAACCGCGCCTGGGACGCCGTTGACCCCTCGGGCCACCTCTGCGCCTTCTTTGGCTTCAGCATGACGGTTTTCGGCCTCTGCCCGCTCTTCATCGCCAGCGCCATGGCCGTGGAGAGGACGCTGGCCATCCGCGCGCCCCACTGGTATGCCAGCCACATGAAGACGCGGGTGACGAGGACGGTGCTGCTGGGCGTCTGGCTGGCCGTGGCCGCCTTCGCCCTCCTGCCCATCGCTGGCCTGGGCCAGTACACGCTGCAGTGGCCTGGCACCTGGTGCTTCATCAGCACCAGCGACAGCCGCCTCATCGGGAGCCTCTTCTTCGCCTCCACCTTCGCCATCCTGGGGCTCCTCTCCCTCGTGGTGACGGTGGCCTGCAACCTGGCCACCATCGAGGCCTTGGTGTCTCGCTGTCGGACCAAAGCGGCTGCCTCACGCTCCAGCAAGCAGTGGGGGAGGATCACCACGGAGACACTGATCCAGCTCTTGGGGATCATGTGTGTCCTCTCAGCCTGCTGGTCACCACTGCTGGTAGGTCACCTGGCTGCCCGCCGTGGCTTAGCCCTTAGGAGGGCAGCGTGGCCCCGAGAGCCACCGGGCTGGGCCGTTCAAGTTCCTCAGGGACAGGGTGGCCGTGGGTGCACCctgagggaaggaagaggggacGGGGACAGAGCCTGGGGGATGTCGGGTTGGTAGGAGAGAAGCTGGGAAAGGTCCAAGAAGACAGACTTTTGGAAAAATAGGACAAACCGGGGTCAAAAGGAGGGACCTCGAGGAAAACTTGTACAGAGGAGAAAGGCAGGAGCTGAGGTGGCCGTGGGTCTGGGAACGGGACGCTGAACTTGACAGTGCTGGAGGCACAGAGCCGCAGGCACCgagcagggtgggaggggaggggggcggctgGTGCTGGCCGCGGGCTCTGTGGCCACACAGGCTCCTACCCGGCTCCTTCCACCTGCCCCGCAGCACCGTCGGGGTCCGAGGGTGACTGGGCAGGGGGAACCTGTCCCTTCGTTTAGGGGAACCTGTGGGGAAGCCTATTGAGACCTTACCCTGATGGAGCCCTGTGCTCATGGGAATCAGCCGTTTATGGAGTTTTATTTGCTCCCACCTTGTAACAAAACTCACTTCAGTGCTTTATGAGGAAAGGTATGACTTGTGACTTTGCGAGTGCCTTCTGGTTTTCAGCAGCTTGCTCGCTGTATCTTATTTACGGCAGCTTTctgggggttttgtttctgtttttttaaaagatcctTGCATTTCTTCCCACTGTTTTGTTATTCCTCACTTATGACCTTCCTTTCTTGTCCAACGGGTAAACCCCTCCTCATGATCTAGAAGTGGTGGAGGCTGAATCCACGTCTGCCCTCAGGGACACCCAGGAGCCTTGTACCCCATCTAAAAAGCCAGCTTATTCTGCTGTCAGAGGATAGTATGATTCTTGGAAAGTTTGTACTTGGGATCCATAAGCAGGAAAGGACTGAAGCTACCTATGGTAATTTTGAAGTTATGTGCAAGGTATTTGATGGCTGGAGaaggatttttcttccttgtgcacAGAGAGCTTGAGCTCTTAAACGGAGCTGTGACAAGAGGAGTGGCTGACAGAGCTAATGGCCGATGGGGATAaggtaaaaatagaaaacaatttaatttagaGATGTTATCCTTGTAAATTAATTCAAATTCCATCAGATCCCCAAAATAACCCCACCCCAAAAGAAGTCAGAGGCTGTAAGTTAACTTTCTAGAGATCATTAACAGCTTGTGACGAAAGTAAACTATGAAACCACACTGCAAGTTTAGTGGGTACTTGAAACCAAAGAAGAATGTTCTGCTCCTCAAACCCCAAGAAATGTCAGATTTGATAAGTTAAACCGGGCGGCTGCCCTGTCACCGTCTCTGTGTCTCCGTGCAGTTCCAGACACCTTGCCTGGCCCTTAACATCGCTGTGGCACGTCCTGCTGTCCCGCTGACGTGTGCAGTTACGTCCCGCGGGGAGACGCTgggatttctttattttacaggAGTTAACTGTTGCATGCTTGTCCATaattaaagagatgaaaaaattaGGAGGCATTTATTAAATGAAGGCAGTGTGTTTGCCTTCCTCCGTGCTTTTGTGGGCTTTGTTGGGCTGCAGGTTCTGCCCTCCGCAGCTGAGGAAGGTTTAACCAGCTCCCTCGACCAGCCCTGGGGGGCCGTGGAGGGTTTAACCAGCCTTGCAGCATCGAGAGAAAATCCCTGAGATGAGGgatgctttttctcttccttcagaacCCGAGCGCTCAGAAAAATCAGTGAGGGTGCAGGGATTGCTCTTGGTGGTTTGCTTCCCACGGCATTTTTGGAGACTTAACAGTCAGAAGTG
This window contains:
- the PTGER3 gene encoding prostaglandin E2 receptor EP3 subtype, whose translation is MSRRPQCQHGPNGTEPGAMGQRGNGTGRAAEGCGAVSVAFPLTMMITGIVGNALAMLLVSRSYRAKESRRKRSFLLCIGSLALTDLLGQLLTSPIVISVYLSNRAWDAVDPSGHLCAFFGFSMTVFGLCPLFIASAMAVERTLAIRAPHWYASHMKTRVTRTVLLGVWLAVAAFALLPIAGLGQYTLQWPGTWCFISTSDSRLIGSLFFASTFAILGLLSLVVTVACNLATIEALVSRCRTKAAASRSSKQWGRITTETLIQLLGIMCVLSACWSPLLITMLKMIFSHTSFEHCRGFSGEAQSSELQKECNFFLTAVRLASLNQILDPWVYLLLRKILLQKFCQAANAVSKCSNNEWKERSITLSEEIRRTAA
- the ZRANB2 gene encoding zinc finger Ran-binding domain-containing protein 2, encoding MSTKNFRVSDGDWICPDKKCGNVNFARRTSCNRCGREKTTEAKMMKAGGTEIGKTLAEKSRGLFSANDWQCKTCGNVNWARRSECNMCNTPKYAKLEERTGYGGGFNERENVEYIEREESDGEYDEFGRKKKKYRGKPVGPVSILKEVEDKESEGEDEEDEDEDLSKYKLDEDEDEDDADLSKYNLDASEEEDTNKKKKSNRRSRSKSRSSHSRSSSRSSSHSSSRSRSRSHSRSSSSSRSRSRSSSREHSRSRGSKSRSSSRSYRGSSTPRKRSYSSSRSSSSPERSKKRSRSRSSSSGDRKKRRSRSRSPERRRRSSSGSSHSGSRTSSKKK